The following nucleotide sequence is from Aminobacterium mobile DSM 12262.
GCGTATTCCTTGAAAGATAACGAGGTTGTGTCAAACAAGGCAAACCCTCTGGAACAGTAGCGTTTCGGGTCATTTTTAACAGGCAAGGAGGTGAAATAACTGAAACCACAATATGATAACTTGCCACAGATACTCAAAATTAAGCCACAGTTTTGCTGTTGGAAATATGAAGAGCGAAGTGGTAGAAAAACCAAAGTTCCCTATAACCCAGTAACGAGAAAAAGGGCAAAACCAAATCAACGTGGTACATTTAAAGATTTTAGTTCGGCGGTAGCTGCTATAAGTGATTATGATGGTATCGGATTTTTGGTGGGTAATGACATATGTGTTATCGACTTAGATGATTGCTTTGATAGTGGTGGTAAGCTTAAGCCTGTTACCCAAATTGTTGTAGAGGCTTTTAGTGGTTGTTATATGGAACACAGTCCATCTGAAAAAGGGCTTCATATTTTCTTTAAGGCCACAGGCTTTAACTTTGACAAAACAAAATACTATATCAACAACAGAAAGCTGGGAGTTGAGGTCTATGTGGGCGGAGCAACAAATCGTTTTGTTACCGTAACAGGCAATGTATATGCAGATGGTGATATAGCGGAGAAATCGAATGAACTACAGATGATACTAGACAAGTATATGCTACGTCCTACCACTGTGAAGCAACTTCTGGATACAGAAAGTCAATCCTATCTGTCTGACAAGTCTGTTATTGAGAAGGCTTTAAAATCGGCAAATGGAGAAAGGTTCAAAGCATTATGGCAAGGGGATACATCAGGCTATGCTTCTGCCAGTGAAGCTGATTTGGCACTTTGCGGTATGCTGGCATTTTGGTGTGGCAGAGATATTGGACAGATTGACAGACTTTTCCGGCAGAGCGGCCTAATGCGGGATAAATGGAATAGACCACAGTCCGGCAGTACTTATGGAATAATAACCATAGAAAAAGCTATCGCAAATGCTACTGAAATATATAAACCAGGTGGCAAGCGTTCATCAGCTACAGAGGATTTTGGTGAATGTTCTCTTACTGGCTTTAAGCCTGAGAGTAACGATCGCTACCCTTGGACGGATATTGGGGCAAGCAGGCTGTTTGCTGATTATTATAAGTCTTTTGCCCGCTTTGTTCCCGAAAGGAAGATGTGGTTTTGCTATGAGAATGGTATTTGGATTCCTGATGTCGGTAATCTAAAAGTAATGGAAATGTGTAAATCATTGGCTAACCAACTGCTAACCTATGCTTTGACTATTCAGGATGAACATCAGAGAAAGGCATACATTGACTATTGCCGAAAATGGCAATTAAGAAGATACAGGGAAACGGTACTTAAGGATGCACAGAGCGTATATCCCATTTCGATGGCTGAATTTGACCAAGATCCTCTTGTGTTAAATTGCACTAATGGAACATTGTTTTTAAAGTCGATGGATTTTCGTCCCCACAACAGCGAGGACAGACTCACAAAGATATCCAGCGTTAAATATGACCCTGAGGCAAAAAGCGAGCGATGGGATGCATTTATTCGTGAAATTATGAGCGGAGATGAGGAAAAGGCAAAGTTCCTACAAAAAGCCTTCGGATATGGTATCAGCGGAGACACTCGGTATGAATGCCTATTTGTTCTCTATGGTGCCACAACGAGAAACGGTAAAGGGACGCTATGCGAGAGCATTCTTAAGGTATTAGGCAGCTACGGCTGTACTGCAAGACCGGAGACAATCAGTCTAAAAAATAACAATAACAGTTCAAGTCCCAGCGAGGATATTGCCCGGCTTGCAGGAGTACGCTTTGTGAATATTTCCGAACCTAGCAGAGGACTTGTCCTAAATGCCGCACAGGTAAAAAGTATGACAGGTGGTGACACCATCAATGCAAGGTTTCTGCACGAGAATTCTTTTGACTTCTCACCAAAGTTTAAGCTGTATATCAACACTAATTATCTGCCCGTCATTACGGATATGACGCTGTTTTCCAGCGGCAGAGTGGTAATTATCCCTTTTGAACGACACTTTGATGAAAGCGAGCAGGATAAAAACCTAAAACGTGAATTTGCCAAACCGAAGAATCAGAGTGCTATCCTCAACTGGCTAATTGAAGGCTATCAGCTGTTAAAAAAGGAAGGCTTGACTTTACCTGATTCCGTTAAGACAGCAACGGAGGCTTATAAGCGTGACAGCGATAAAATAGCATTATTTTTCGAGGATGCCTTGGAGGAAAGCCCCAACAGTGAGGTGCGGACATCCGAAGTGTATGCCCGGTATCAGTGTTGGTGCAGTGCCAATGGCTGTTATTCAGAGAATGCAAGAAACTTCAAACAAGCCTTAACAGCTATCGCTCGTGTAGAACGGAAACGACCACGTTCTGGTGGTGGAATGACCACAATGCTTATCGGATATAAGCTGACAGAAGAAGAATTTTTTCTTATTTAAACACAGTGTAGCAGCTTGTAGCAAGAAAAACAGGTTATATAAAAAATCGCTCTCGTATAGAGAGTTTAGTTTTTACCTGCTACATCTTGCTACAAAGCTTAATACCACTGAAGCCACTGGATACAACTCCGTGTGTTAATACCTACCCCCTAGGGGAGGTCGAATCTCCACACCTTTTCATCTGGACAACGGGCGTGGGGCAACGCGTAAAAAAACGCGGTTTCAAACGGGGTATATACCCCACAATCCATTTTAATTTAGGAGGTAAACGATTATGGCAACATCAACAACTTATAATAGAGCGTTTTGGAATGTTATGAAAGGAAAAGAAGAAAATAATCAAAATCTAAGCGAGGGCTTTGATAATGCAGGAGCCTATGTCGCACCAGATGAGTTCAGAGAAGGCTTTAACACTGCTTTGGCAAAGGAAAATATATTCCGCAGATTTGCTACTGTTATCAATCTATCTTCTGCAGAAGGTAAAATTCAAGCGGTATCCTCAACGGGTACAGCAGATTGGGTTGAAGACGGAGATCCAATCCCCGAAAGCGCCGATACATTTACACAGTTTCTGGTGAAATCATACAAGCTGGCATCTCTTGTCAAGCTAAACCGCTCATTCGTCACCGATATGAACTTTAATCTTGAAAAATATCTGATTGGTGATTTTGCGAAGCGTTTTGGCAAGGCTGAGGAAAATGCATTGCTTAATGGAAATGGCACAACACAGCCAACAGGTATCCTTACAGCAGATGCAGATGTAACTACAGCAGATAGTGCTACTATCTCTTTTGACGAGATTATCTCTCTGTACTTTTCATTAAAAGATGAATACCGAAATAACGCTGTATTTATCATGCACGATAATACAGCCATGCTTCTTAGAACCCTTAAGGATACAAGCGGCAGTTATCTGTGGAATTCTTCAGATAACACCATCTTCGGAAAGCCTGTAGTTACCTCTCCATATATGCCTACAGTATCAGCAGGAGCAAAAAGCATTGTATTTGGAGATTTATCATACTACTGGCTGATTGAGCGTCAGCCAATAACAATAAAGAAATTAAGTGAATTATATGCATTGCAGGGGCAGATTGGCTTTTCTGCTTACGAAAGATTGGATGGGAAGCTAATTCAACCGGATGCTCTGAAAATATTACAAATAAAAGCTTAAATAATGGATTAGGCACTGAGTCATCAATTTGGCTCAGTGCCAGTTCCTTCAAAACATCGGACAGGAGGTCACGATATGGAAAACCAAATTAACAGTCGCACAACCAAATCCGATATCGGAGGTACGGTCTATGTGGTGGAATCACGAGTAAGTGATTCAGCAAAGGAAAGTGCATATTCCAAGCTGAAACGACTGATTACGGTCAACGCAAAAAGTCTTTCAAAGTTATCAGATAGTTCATATAAACCTACGGAATTCAACTCGACTTCTTCAAGGTAGTACGGTAATATACATAGTGCTAAACCGCTTGAAGACTGTCGGAAATGGAGGATAAAAATGAATAGACAGTCAACATTTAGCACTATACGTAAATCAACATTAGCATTTGAAGAAGCAAAAATTACTGCCCTGTACTGCAGGCTTTCACGTGATGATGAGCTTGCAGGAGACAGCAACAGTATAGTAAACCAGAAGGCAATTCTAAAAAATATGCTGAAGACAACGGTTTTCGCAACATCGAATTTTATGTGGATGATGGGGTCAGCGGTACAACTTTTGATAGACCAGACTTTAACCGCATGATTGCAGATGTAGAGTCCGGTAGAATCGGAACGATTATCATCAAGGATATGTCCCGTTTCGGCAGGGATTACCTTAAAGTAGGTTATTATACCGAGATTATGTTTCCTGAAGCAGATGTACGATTCATTGCTATTAACAATGGTATTGATAGTGCAAACCAAGCAGACAGTGACTTTACACCGTTTCTTAACATTATTAATGAATGGTACGCTAAGGATACTAGCAAGAAAATCCGTGCTGTGTTCAAATCCAAGGGACAGTCTGGCAAGCCGCTCTGCACCAATCCGCCTTACGGTTATATTAAAGACCCTGAGGATAAGTTGCACTGGATTATAGATGAGAAAGCCGCCGAGGTGGTCAGAGATATTTTCCGACTGTGCATGGCTGGCTTTGGACCTACGCAGATAGCAAAGCAACTTGAAAAGCGATGCATTGATACACCTACGGTTCATCTTCGCAAAATGGGTATTAACACTCCAGCAAGACCGCCTGAAAACCCATATGCTTGGTCGGCTCGTACCGTAGCAGATATTCTGGCTAAAATGGAATATCTAGGTCACACAGTGAATTTCAAGACTTCTAAAAAGTCCTACAAGAGCAAAGTCAAGATAATGAACAATCCAGAAGAATGGCTGGTTTTCAAAAATACCCATGAAGCAATTATCGATGAGGGCACTTGGGAAACAGTGCAGAAAATCAGAGATGGCAAGCGAAGACCATCGCGATTAGGTGAAATGGGAATGCTCTCTGGCATGATGTTTTGTGCCGACTGTGGAGCAAAGCTGTATCAGGTTAGAGGCAAGGGATGGACACACGATAAGGAATATTTCGTTTGTGCTACTTACCGCAAGAAAAAGGGTATGTGCAGTTCACATCAGATACGCAATGTTGTAGTGGAACAGCTCTTGCTAGAAGACTTAAGACGTGTAACCTCCTTTGCCAAAGACCATGAACAGGAATTCATCCGTATAGTTATGAATAACTCAGAAAAGGAACTTGCCAAAGAACTCCGCCAAAGTCAAAAGGAGTACGAACAAGCACAGACTCGCATTGCTGACATAGACAAAATCATTAGAAAGCTATATGAAGACAATGTGATGGGCAAAATTCCCGAAGAGCGTTTTTACAAGATGTCCGCTGAATATGAAGCCGAGCAGAAGGCGCTGGAAGAAAGGATAACCAAATTAAAGCGTACTATTGATACAACAAATGAACAGTCCCTCAATACTGACCGCTTTCTTGCACTGGTTAAAAAGTATACAGAAATTACAGAACTGGATGCAGAAATTATCCGAGAGTTCATTGACAAAATTATTGTATTCAAGGCTGAAAAAGTCGATGGTCGCAGAACCCAGAAGATTCAGATTTTCTATAACTGCATTGGCGCAATTAACTTACCAAACTAAACTAAAAAACGGCATAGCCGCTATTAACGACTATGCCGAATTTTTCAGAGATTATAAATCCCTATCTGACCGCTCCTAAAGGGGGCTTTTTATAACAACTTATTGGAGTGGAAAACTTACTCCTAGTACATTCCCTCCATACCACCCATTCCTGCTCCACCAGGCATAGGAGCAGCGCTCTTGGGTTCTGGCTTGTCAGCCACAATAGCCTCTGTGGTGAGAACCATGGCAGCAATAGAACCAGCATTCTGAAGGGCACTTCTCGTTACTTTTACAGGGTCGATAATGCCGGCCTCAATCATATCCACATACTCGCCAGTAGCTGCGTCAAGTCCCTGACCTGCTTTTAGACCGCGAACTTTCTCTACCACCACATCACCCTGATACCCTGCGTTCTGGGCGATCAAATGAAGAGGTGCCGTGAGAGCATTGAGAATAATCGTTCCACCAGTTTTCACATCACCTTCAAGGTTCCCTATAAACTTATCAAGAGAAGAAATGCAGTTGATGATAGCAACTCCGCCGCCAGCTACAATGCCTTCTTCGACAGCTGCTCTTGTTGCATTCAACGCATCCTCTATACGATGCTTCAGTTCTTTCTGCTCCGTCTCTGTAGCTGAACCGACCTGAACAACGGCTACGCCACCCACAAGTTTGGCAAGACGTTCCTGAAGTTTCTCTTTATCGTACTCAGAAGTGGATTCCTCAAGCTCTTTTCGAATCTGAGCTGCGCGTTTGCGGATCTCTTCAGAGGAACCAGCACCTTCTACAATAGTGGTCTCCTCTTTTGTGATACGAATCTTTTTAGCTTTACCAAGCATAGAGATGTCAGCGCTTTCAAGTTTAATGCCCAGATCTTCGCTCACAACCTGGCCACCAGTCACAATGGCAATATCGTTCAGCATTGCCTTGCGACGCTCGCCAAAGCCAGGAGCCTTAACGGCAGCTATCTGCATGACACCTCTCAGCTTATTCACAACTAGAGTGGCAAGGGCTTCTCCTTCCACATCCTCAGCAATGATCAGAAGAGGCTTTCCAGTCTGGACAACTTTTTCAAGAACAGGAAGAAGATCTTTAATGTTGCTTACCTTGCCATCATGAATCAAGATATACGCATCATCAAAAGCAACTTCCATTCTCTCAGGATCAGTGATCATGTAAGGGCTAATGTACCCCTTATCAAACTGAAGTCCTTCTACCATCTCAAGAGTCGTTCCTACAGTCTGGCTATCTTCCACAGTAATGACGCCATCCTGTCCCACTTTCTCCATGGCTTCAGCAATAAGCTGTCCAACAGCAAAATCATTAGCAGAGATAGCGGCAACCTGAGCAATCTTATCTCGATTTTTCACGGGAATAGCCATCTTCTTCAGTTCGTCCACTACAAAATCAATGGCCTTTTCAATTCCCTGGCGCATCAACATGCCATTAGCACCAGCTGCTACGTTTTTCATTCCCTCACGGATAATGGCTCGGGCAAGTACTGTAGCTGTAGTGGTACCGTCACCAGCTACATCATTGGTCTTAGAAGCAACTTCTTTGACCAGCTGTGCCCCTGTGTTCTCGAAAGGATCCTCAAGGTCTATTTCTTTTGCAATGGTAACACCATCGTTCGTAATAGTAGGGGATCCAAATTTTTTCTCCAAAACTACATTGCGCCCCTTAGGCCCAAGGGTCACACCAACTGTATCGGCTACTTTATCAATACCACGCAACATAGCATGGCGTGCATCTTCATTAAAAGTAAGGATCTTCGCCATTTTTACATTCCTCCTTAGTTATCTCGTCTCTTATTTCTCTACAATAGCAAGAACGTCTCGCTCACTGAAGATCACAAACTCTTCTCCGTCAAGCTTAATCTCAGTACCGGCATATTTGCTGAATATGATACGGTCACCAACTTTAACTTCCAATGGAAGCTTCTGTCCGTTCTCAAGCACTTTCCCAGTTCCAATAGCTATAACTTCCCCTTCCTGGGGTTTCTCTTTGGCAGTATCTGGAAGAACGATGCCTCCCTTGGTTTTTTCTTCCTGATTGATGACCTTAACAACGAGACGATCACCAAGCGGTTTTAAGTTCATTCGAAAATCCCTCCTTGAAATATTATCCTTTAAGATGTTAGCACTCCTTCGTGTCGAGTGCTAACTGAACGGTTTAAATATTAATTCTCATGCTTTTTTATCTCAAGGATAAATAATCATAAATAATAGAGTTTATACCTATAAATACAATACTATCTCTTTATATCTCTCTTTTTATCAGTTTTTGATACTCATCACTACGAAAGCAGGTGCCAAGAAGGGTTAGGAGCAAGAGAAAGATCTGAAATATTCCCTCGCTGAAAGCTATTATATCCAGCAGCAGCTATCATAACGGCATTATCAGTACATCTAATCACAGGCGGGATAAATACTTCCCAATATTTCCTCTTCAATAACTCTTTTCTGAGACCCTTGTTAGCAGCTACTCCTCCTGATATAGCTATTTTCTGAATCCCCGTCACTTCAGTGGCCCGTTCCAGTTTGGAAACTAACGCCGTAACAGCCGCTCGCTGGAAAGAGGCACAAATATCTGCAACAGGTAGATCTGTCTTGCTTTTTTGCAACTCATTTACTGTCCAAAGTACCGCCGTTTTCAAACCACTAAAACTAAAAGCAATTTCATTACTGCCTTTAAGAGGAACAGGAAAACGAAAAGCCTCTGGATTTCCTTGTTGTGCCAGCCTATCAATAACAGGCCCCCCAGGATATCCGAGGCCTAAGAGTTTTGCAACCTTATCATAAGCCTCTCCAGCGGCATCATCTCTTGTTTCTCCGAGAAGCTGATATTGACCCCAATCTTCTACAAGTATAATTTCAGTATGCCCCCCAGAAACGATGAGACAGATAAAAGGAGG
It contains:
- a CDS encoding transposon-encoded TnpW family protein, with the protein product MENQINSRTTKSDIGGTVYVVESRVSDSAKESAYSKLKRLITVNAKSLSKLSDSSYKPTEFNSTSSR
- a CDS encoding phage/plasmid primase, P4 family, with protein sequence MPQILKIKPQFCCWKYEERSGRKTKVPYNPVTRKRAKPNQRGTFKDFSSAVAAISDYDGIGFLVGNDICVIDLDDCFDSGGKLKPVTQIVVEAFSGCYMEHSPSEKGLHIFFKATGFNFDKTKYYINNRKLGVEVYVGGATNRFVTVTGNVYADGDIAEKSNELQMILDKYMLRPTTVKQLLDTESQSYLSDKSVIEKALKSANGERFKALWQGDTSGYASASEADLALCGMLAFWCGRDIGQIDRLFRQSGLMRDKWNRPQSGSTYGIITIEKAIANATEIYKPGGKRSSATEDFGECSLTGFKPESNDRYPWTDIGASRLFADYYKSFARFVPERKMWFCYENGIWIPDVGNLKVMEMCKSLANQLLTYALTIQDEHQRKAYIDYCRKWQLRRYRETVLKDAQSVYPISMAEFDQDPLVLNCTNGTLFLKSMDFRPHNSEDRLTKISSVKYDPEAKSERWDAFIREIMSGDEEKAKFLQKAFGYGISGDTRYECLFVLYGATTRNGKGTLCESILKVLGSYGCTARPETISLKNNNNSSSPSEDIARLAGVRFVNISEPSRGLVLNAAQVKSMTGGDTINARFLHENSFDFSPKFKLYINTNYLPVITDMTLFSSGRVVIIPFERHFDESEQDKNLKREFAKPKNQSAILNWLIEGYQLLKKEGLTLPDSVKTATEAYKRDSDKIALFFEDALEESPNSEVRTSEVYARYQCWCSANGCYSENARNFKQALTAIARVERKRPRSGGGMTTMLIGYKLTEEEFFLI
- the groES gene encoding co-chaperone GroES; the protein is MNLKPLGDRLVVKVINQEEKTKGGIVLPDTAKEKPQEGEVIAIGTGKVLENGQKLPLEVKVGDRIIFSKYAGTEIKLDGEEFVIFSERDVLAIVEK
- the tsaD gene encoding tRNA (adenosine(37)-N6)-threonylcarbamoyltransferase complex transferase subunit TsaD; translation: MNSNFLTLGIESSCDDTAVSVLEGQRNVKADFISSQIKEHAPFGGVVPEFASRMHLEAILPLIQAAFSQAGISSPASELSLIAVTAGPGLMGSLMVGVMTAKAFAQSWGVPLLGVNHLEGHLFANVVASEDLLPPFICLIVSGGHTEIILVEDWGQYQLLGETRDDAAGEAYDKVAKLLGLGYPGGPVIDRLAQQGNPEAFRFPVPLKGSNEIAFSFSGLKTAVLWTVNELQKSKTDLPVADICASFQRAAVTALVSKLERATEVTGIQKIAISGGVAANKGLRKELLKRKYWEVFIPPVIRCTDNAVMIAAAGYNSFQRGNISDLSLAPNPSWHLLS
- a CDS encoding phage major capsid protein; translation: MATSTTYNRAFWNVMKGKEENNQNLSEGFDNAGAYVAPDEFREGFNTALAKENIFRRFATVINLSSAEGKIQAVSSTGTADWVEDGDPIPESADTFTQFLVKSYKLASLVKLNRSFVTDMNFNLEKYLIGDFAKRFGKAEENALLNGNGTTQPTGILTADADVTTADSATISFDEIISLYFSLKDEYRNNAVFIMHDNTAMLLRTLKDTSGSYLWNSSDNTIFGKPVVTSPYMPTVSAGAKSIVFGDLSYYWLIERQPITIKKLSELYALQGQIGFSAYERLDGKLIQPDALKILQIKA
- the groL gene encoding chaperonin GroEL (60 kDa chaperone family; promotes refolding of misfolded polypeptides especially under stressful conditions; forms two stacked rings of heptamers to form a barrel-shaped 14mer; ends can be capped by GroES; misfolded proteins enter the barrel where they are refolded when GroES binds) yields the protein MAKILTFNEDARHAMLRGIDKVADTVGVTLGPKGRNVVLEKKFGSPTITNDGVTIAKEIDLEDPFENTGAQLVKEVASKTNDVAGDGTTTATVLARAIIREGMKNVAAGANGMLMRQGIEKAIDFVVDELKKMAIPVKNRDKIAQVAAISANDFAVGQLIAEAMEKVGQDGVITVEDSQTVGTTLEMVEGLQFDKGYISPYMITDPERMEVAFDDAYILIHDGKVSNIKDLLPVLEKVVQTGKPLLIIAEDVEGEALATLVVNKLRGVMQIAAVKAPGFGERRKAMLNDIAIVTGGQVVSEDLGIKLESADISMLGKAKKIRITKEETTIVEGAGSSEEIRKRAAQIRKELEESTSEYDKEKLQERLAKLVGGVAVVQVGSATETEQKELKHRIEDALNATRAAVEEGIVAGGGVAIINCISSLDKFIGNLEGDVKTGGTIILNALTAPLHLIAQNAGYQGDVVVEKVRGLKAGQGLDAATGEYVDMIEAGIIDPVKVTRSALQNAGSIAAMVLTTEAIVADKPEPKSAAPMPGGAGMGGMEGMY
- a CDS encoding recombinase family protein, translated to MDDGVSGTTFDRPDFNRMIADVESGRIGTIIIKDMSRFGRDYLKVGYYTEIMFPEADVRFIAINNGIDSANQADSDFTPFLNIINEWYAKDTSKKIRAVFKSKGQSGKPLCTNPPYGYIKDPEDKLHWIIDEKAAEVVRDIFRLCMAGFGPTQIAKQLEKRCIDTPTVHLRKMGINTPARPPENPYAWSARTVADILAKMEYLGHTVNFKTSKKSYKSKVKIMNNPEEWLVFKNTHEAIIDEGTWETVQKIRDGKRRPSRLGEMGMLSGMMFCADCGAKLYQVRGKGWTHDKEYFVCATYRKKKGMCSSHQIRNVVVEQLLLEDLRRVTSFAKDHEQEFIRIVMNNSEKELAKELRQSQKEYEQAQTRIADIDKIIRKLYEDNVMGKIPEERFYKMSAEYEAEQKALEERITKLKRTIDTTNEQSLNTDRFLALVKKYTEITELDAEIIREFIDKIIVFKAEKVDGRRTQKIQIFYNCIGAINLPN